In a genomic window of Verrucomicrobiota bacterium:
- a CDS encoding cobalamin biosynthesis protein yields MSSTGIWIVRAEAEALGSRLAAALGARLYRPQPDAGVSNRLRFAGEFRTCRQWVLVMASGIAVRYLQGLACDKRTDPAVVVLDEAARFAVPLLSGHEGGANRLAYAVANLTGAIPVITTATEALKPLIVGLGCRRGVSVEQIDEAVNAGLARAHRSLAEVRELATLDLKADEPALCDWCRRFDVPMRIIGKSSIQARPWVNKPSAWVQANAGVDGVCEPCALVAAVRGRLILPKTAFNGVAVAIVDDGFEAGSLMPVLPLHPTALPDPGV; encoded by the coding sequence ATGAGTTCGACCGGTATCTGGATAGTCAGAGCTGAAGCCGAGGCGCTCGGCAGCCGCCTGGCCGCTGCGCTCGGCGCGCGGCTTTACCGGCCCCAGCCGGATGCAGGCGTCTCGAACCGGCTGCGGTTTGCGGGGGAGTTCCGAACGTGCCGTCAATGGGTATTGGTGATGGCCAGCGGCATTGCCGTGCGCTACCTGCAAGGACTCGCCTGCGACAAGCGCACCGACCCCGCCGTGGTGGTGCTCGATGAGGCCGCGCGATTTGCGGTTCCGCTCCTCTCCGGACACGAGGGAGGCGCAAACCGGCTGGCGTATGCCGTCGCCAATCTTACCGGCGCGATCCCGGTGATCACCACTGCGACGGAAGCCTTGAAGCCGCTGATCGTCGGCCTGGGGTGCCGGCGCGGCGTTTCCGTTGAGCAGATCGATGAGGCCGTTAACGCCGGTCTGGCCCGGGCGCATCGATCCCTGGCCGAGGTGCGTGAACTGGCCACGCTCGATCTGAAAGCGGACGAACCCGCGCTGTGCGATTGGTGCCGGCGCTTCGACGTCCCCATGCGGATAATCGGCAAGAGCTCCATCCAGGCACGCCCGTGGGTGAACAAGCCATCCGCCTGGGTACAGGCCAACGCCGGCGTGGACGGCGTATGCGAACCGTGCGCCCTGGTGGCGGCGGTTCGTGGCCGGCTCATTCTGCCGAAAACCGCATTTAACGGCGTTGCCGTCGCGATCGTCGATGACGGCTTTGAGGCCGGGTCCCTGATGCCGGTCTTACCCCTTCACCCAACTGCACTGCCGGATCCCGGAGTCTAA